A genomic window from Megalobrama amblycephala isolate DHTTF-2021 linkage group LG2, ASM1881202v1, whole genome shotgun sequence includes:
- the npy8ar gene encoding neuropeptide Y receptor Y8a, whose product MTPNSHPRKVSQHFISTLSAHLYALSLVQRIRQLLMLLQGVSASSSSVSSRVRALRRTVGISAGENTALLVNQLATNTCKDLNNESTFLWCLKSGRFCELLAAPQPTLKLMEASPTSYNISNTSTGLGQRTWVDSNVCPPSVSGTTLLIVAYSTVMAVGLVGNTCLVFIISRQKEMRNVTNILIANLSCSDILMCVVCLPVTVIYTLMDRWILGETLCKVTPFVQCMSVTVSIFSLVLIALERHQLIIHPTGWTPAPGHSYLAVAVTWMVACFISLPFLSFNILTNVPFQNLSLPFNPFSDHVICMELWPSERNRLAYTTSLLLFQYCLPLLLILVCYLRIFLRLRRRKDMVEQATEARQRKARSAQRINAMLVVIVVAFALCWLPLNVFNTIFDWYHQVLPSCQHDVIFSACHLTAMASTCVNPVVYGFLNTNFQKELKATLQRCHCGWGVPETYESFPLSTVATDVTKVSSMQQGSLIRSEQCAHC is encoded by the exons ATGACACCAAATTCACATCCACGCAAAGTTTCCCAGCATTTCATCTCGACACTTTCTGCCCATCTGTACGCCTTAAGTCTCGTTCAGAGAATCAGACAGCTGCTGATGCTGTTACAGGGAGTTTCAGCATCCTCCTCCTCCGTCAGTAGTCGAGTTCGGGCTCTCCGCCGCACTGTGGGTATCAGCGCAGGAGAAAATACAGCATTACTG GTCAACCAATTGGCTACGAATACATGCAAGGATCTAAACAATGAGTCGACTTTCTTATGGTGTTTGAAGAGTGGACGCTTTTGTGAACTCCTAGCTGCTCCTCAACCAACTTTGAAACTTATGGAGGCCTCTCCGACCTCGTACAACATCAGCAACACCTCAACTGGGTTAGGCCAGAGAACATGGGTGGATTCCAATGTGTGCCCTCCCTCTGTGAGTGGCACGACCCTTCTGATCGTGGCCTACAGCACTGTTATGGCGGTGGGCTTGGTGGGCAACACTTGTCTGGTCTTCATCATATCCAGACAAAAAGAGATGAGAAACGTCACCAACATCCTCATCGCCAACCTCTCCTGCTCTGACATCCTCATGTGCGTGGTGTGCCTCCCTGTGACGGTCATCTACACGCTCATGGACCGCTGGATCTTGGGTGAGACGTTGTGCAAGGTCACGCCATTTGTGCAGTGCATGTCCGTCACGGTCTCCATCTTCTCGTTGGTCCTCATCGCGTTGGAGCGGCATCAACTCATCATCCACCCCACCGGCTGGACGCCCGCGCCTGGCCATTCGTACCTGGCCGTGGCCGTCACCTGGATGGTGGCCTGCTTCATTTCCCTACCCTTCCTGTCCTTTAATATCCTAACTAACGTCCCGTTCCAGAACCTCAGCCTGCCGTTCAACCCGTTCAGCGACCACGTCATTTGCATGGAGCTCTGGCCGTCCGAACGCAACCGTTTGGCGTACACCACCTCGCTTCTGCTTTTCCAGTACTGCCTACCCTTGCTTCTCATTTTAGTCTGTTACTTGCGCATattcctgcgtctgcgcaggcgGAAGGACATGGTGGAGCAGGCCACCGAGGCCCGGCAGAGAAAAGCGCGGAGCGCTCAGCGCATCAATGCCATGTTGGTCGTGATCGTAGTCGCTTTCGCTCTCTGCTGGCTCCCGCTCAATGTCTTCAACACCATCTTCGACTGGTACCACCAGGTGCTTCCTTCTTGCCAGCATGACGTCATCTTCTCCGCCTGCCACCTGACGGCCATGGCGTCTACCTGTGTGAACCCGGTGGTGTACGGCTTCCTCAACACCAACTTCCAGAAGGAGCTGAAGGCGACGCTTCAGCGTTGCCATTGTGGCTGGGGAGTTCCGGAGACCTATGAGAGCTTCCCGCTTTCGACGGTGGCCACCGATGTCACCAAGGTTTCGTCCATGCAGCAGGGCTCTCTGATCAGATCGGAACAGTGCGCTCACTGCTAA